A DNA window from Budorcas taxicolor isolate Tak-1 chromosome 14, Takin1.1, whole genome shotgun sequence contains the following coding sequences:
- the LOC128059373 gene encoding aminoacyl tRNA synthase complex-interacting multifunctional protein 1-like — translation MIFCRSLAKMATGDAVLKRLEQKGAEADQIIEYLKQQVALLKEKAILQATLREEKKLRVENAKLKKEIEGLKQELVKAEIQNGVKQIPFPSGTPLKTDSTVSENEIQSIPITTVSSGAKEQVKGGGEEEKKMKEKAEKKGEKKEKKQQPVAGSADSKPVDVSHLDLRIGCIITARKHPDADSLYVEEVDVGENPRTVVSGLVNHVALEQMQNRMVVLLCNLKPAKMRGVVSQAMVMCASSPEKVEILAPPDGSVPGDRITFDAFPGEPDKELNPKKKIWEQIQPDLYTNDVCVATYKGAPFEVKGKGVCRAQTMANSGIK, via the coding sequence ATGATTTTCTGCCGTTCCTTGGCAAAAATGGCAACTGGTGATGCTGTTCTGAAGAGATTGGAGCAGAAGGGTGCAGAAGCAGATCAAATTATTGAATATCTTAAGCAGCAAGTTGCTCTTCTTAAGGAGAAAGCAATTTTGCAGGCAACtttgagagaagagaagaaacttCGAGTTGAAAAtgctaaattgaagaaagaaattgaaggaTTGAAACAAGAGCTAGTTAAGGCAGAAATTCAAAATGGAGTAAAACAAATACCATTTCCATCTGGTACTCCACTAAAAACTGATTCTACAGTTTCTGAAAATGAGATACAATCTATACCAATAACAACCGTATCTTCTGGTGCTAAAGAGCAAgtaaaaggaggaggagaagaagaaaagaagatgaaagagaaagctgaaaagaaaggagagaaaaaggagaaaaaacagcaACCAGTAGCAGGAAGTGCTGACTCTAAGCCTGTTGATGTTTCCCATCTGGATCTTCGAATTGGTTGTATCATCACTGccagaaaacaccctgatgcagATTCTTTGTATGTAGAAGAAGTAGATGTTGGAGAGAACCCAAGAACGGTGGTCAGTGGCCTGGTGAATCATGTTGCTCTTGAACAGATGCAAAATCGGATGGTGGTTTTACTTTGTAACCTGAAACCTGCAAAGATGAGGGGAGTAGTATCTCAGGCAATGGTGATGTGTGCAAGTTCACCAGAGAAAGTAGAAATCTTGGCACCTCCTGATGGATCTGTTCCTGGGGACAGAATTACTTTTGATGCTTTCCCTGGAGAGCCCGACAAGGAGCTGAATCCTAAGAAGAAGATTTGGGAGCAGATCCAGCCTGATCTTTACACTAATGATGTATGCGTGGCTACATACAAAGGCGCTCCCTTTGAGGTGAAAGGGAAGGGAGTGTGTAGGGCTCAAACTATGGCCAACagtggaataaaataa